From Halomarina ordinaria:
GGGCGGCCTACCGGTGGGCGACCGAGAGTTCGGTGTACGTCGCCGACGGCGCGAAACGGGCCGGCGTCGGTCGGGGCCTCTACACCGCCCTGTTCGACCTGCTCGCCGGGCAGGGCTACTGTAGCGTCTACGCGGCCGTCACGCTCCCCAATCCGACGAGCGCCGCCTTCCACGAGGCGTTGGGCTTCGGGCGCGTCGGCGTCTGGGAGGACGTCGGCTACAAACTGGAGGAGTGGTGCGACGTGGGGTGGTTCCGTCGCGCGCTGTGCGACCCACCGGCCGACCCCGACCCGCCGCTCCCCGTCGCCGACGCGCGGGAGGCGTCGTGGTGGGACGAGGCGCTCCGCGCGGGCGAGGCGGTCATCGAGTCGTAGCGGGGGCTGGCGGAGCAGTGAACGAGAGGAGCGCCACCGCCAGGACTCGAACCTGGGACAACCTCGTTAACAGCGAGGTGCTCTACCAACTGAGCTACGGCGGCTCTACCATCCCCTAACTCGATTCACCAGATAGGACTTTCGTTTCCGGGGCGGTCGGGCGGAGTGCGACCACACGTCACAGGGCGGACCGACACGTTTTCGCCCGCCGACCGGGACCTCCGCACATGGACGAGTTCGAGGCCGTCGTCGAGGAAATCGCCGCCCGCGTCGTCCCCGATACGGAGGAGCGCGAGCGACTCGCGGGGGTCGCGGGGCGCGTCCTCGCGGCGGCGGAGGCGGCCGTCGACGACCTGCCGGTCGCGGCGGACGTTGTCCAGGTCGGCTCGACCGCCCGGGGGACGTGGGTCAGCGGCGACCGCGACATCGACGTGTTCGTCCGCTTCCCGCCGGACCTCCCGCGCGCGGACCTGGAGCGCTACGGCCTCCAGGTCGGCCGGGCGGTCCTCCCCGACGGCCACGAGGAGTACGCCGAACACCCCTACGTGAAGGGCACCGTCGAGGGGTTCGACGTCGACCTCGTTCCCTGTTACAGGGTAGCAGACGCCACGGACATCCAGTCGGCGGTGGACCGCACGCCCTTCCACGACGCCTACCTCTCGGCGCGACTCGACGCCGACCTCGCCCGCGAGGTGGTGCTGACGAAGGCGTTCCTGAAGGGCATCGGCGTCTACGGGAGCGACCTCCGGACGAAGGGGTTCTCGGGCTACCTGACGGAACTGCTCGTGCTGGCGTACGGCGACCTGCGTTCGTTCCTGGCGGCCGCGTGCGACTGGCGCCCGCCGGTCGAACTCGACCCCGAGGCCCACGGCAGGCGGTCGTTCGACGACCCGCTCGTGGTCGTCGACCCCACCGACCCGGAGCGCAACGTCGCCGCGGTGTGCTCGACTGACAACGTCGCGCGGCTCGTCCACCACGCGCGGGTGTTCCTCGCGGACCCGACCGTCGAGCGCTTCGACCCGCCCGCGCCGACCCCGCTCGACGCCGAGAGGATGGCCGCGGAACTCGACCGGCGGGGGACGACCCCCTTCGCGCTCCGGTTCGACGCGCCCGACCTCGTGGACGACCAGCTCTACCCCCAGCTGGAGAAGTCGCTCGCGGGGGTCGCCGGAGAACTCGACCGGCAGGGGTTCGACGTGCTCCGGGCGGCCGCGTTCGCCGACGAGACGGCCGTCCTCTTCGTCGAGTGCGAGGTGGCCGCCCGACCCGCCGTCGCGCGCCACGACGGGCCTCCGGTGTGGGTCGGCGGTCACGCCGCTGGCTTCTACGACAAGTACGCCGAATCGGGGGACGTCTACGGGCCGTTCGTCGACGGTGCGCGCTACGTCGTCGAGCGCGAGCGCGACCACGCGACGGCGCGCTCGTGGCTCGAGAGCGACGCCCTCTTCGGCGTCTCGCTCGGCGTCCGCGTCGAGGACGCACTCAGAGAGGGCTACGAGGTGCTCGGCGGGGAGGAGACCGTAGCACTGGCCGGGGAGTTCGGGGCGGACCTCGCGCGTTACTTCGACCCCAGGCCGTGATGGTCGAGGGTCGACCGGACGACCCGCTGGGCCTTCTCGTCGACATCGCCCTCGGGTTCGACCGGCTCGCGTCCCTCGAACACCTCGTCGACGGTGGCGACGCTCTCGGCGAGCGACTCCAGGCCGTACCCCCCCTCCAGGACGAACGCGAGCGGGGCGTCGAGGTCGTCAGCGAGGTCGCGCATCCGGTCGGTGAGGGCGGCGTACCCCTCCGAGGAGACGCGCATCCGCGAGATGGGGTCGCGCTCGTGGGCGTCGAAGCCGGCGCTGACGAGCACGAGGCCGGGGTCGAACGCTTCGAGCGCGGGGCGAAGCCCCTCGTCGATGGCGAAGGCGTACTCGACGTCGCCACAGCCGGCGGGGAGCGCGAGGTTGAACGTCGCCCCCTCGCCGTCGTCGCGACCGGTCTCGTCGGGGTGGCCCGTCCCGGGGTAGAGGCCGCGCTCGTGGATGGAGGAGTAGTGGACGTCGCCGCGCTCGTAGAAGATGTCCTGCGTGCCGTTGCCGTGGTGGACGTCCCAGTCGAAGATAGCGACGCGGTCGACCCGTTCGAGGGCGGACTGGGCCGCGACGGCGGCGTTGTTGAAGAAGCAGAAGCCCATGGCGTCGTCGTAGACGGCGTGGTGACCCGGCGGGCGACCGAGCGCGAAGGGGGTGTCCCAGCCGTCGGCCCCGTCGAGTGCCTCGTGGGCGGCCCAGCGGGCGATGCCGGCGCTGGCGAGCGCCGCGTCCCACGTCTCCTCGACGGCGACCGTGTCGGGGTCCCACTCTCCACCGCCGTCGGCGCAGAACGCCCGGACGGACTCGACGTACTCGTCGTCGTGGACGGCCTTCACCTCCTCCGGGGTGGCGGCGTCGGGGGCGGCGTACTCGACGGCGTGTTGCCGGGAGAGCGCGCGCCGGATGGCGCGCAGTCGGTCGGGACGCTCCGGGTGGCGCGGTCCCGCGTCGTGTGAGAGACAGGCCTCCCGGTAGCCGAACTTCATTCGAAGTAGGCGGCGAGTTCGAAGTACGTCTCGACGTCGGCTTCGATGACCGTCCGGCGGTCGGCGTGCCGGGCGAGGACGGCGGCCGCGGCGGCCACGTCGTCCGCGTAGGCCTCGAGCAGCGACGCGAGGGCGATACGCGCGTCCATCGAGACGCGATAGCGGTCGTCGATGTCGAGTCGGGCGATGCGGTCGACCGGCGCGATGGGGAGTTCGAGCGCCGCCTTCTCGCCGGTCGTGCCGAAGTCCTCGGCCATCAGCGTCTTGCGGCCGTCCTCGGTCGCGCGCTGGGCGGCGTCGACGGCCAACGCCGCGCCGCGGACCTGGATGTGGTGAGCGAGCGCCTCGGCGGCGTCGGCGCTCACCCGGAGGGACCCCGCGTTCCGCCGGATGATAGTGTCCACCGGCGCGAACGGTAACTCGACACTCATACCGTGACACGGGACTGTTTCGGGCTTAAGCGTTCCGCGTCGATAGACCACCCTCCGACGGGGGTCGAAGCGCGGGTGTCGGGGCGAACGCAGTCGTCCGGGGGACGTGACGACCAGACACGGTTCGAGCAAGTGCAGCGAGACCGGAGGAAACGGGAGCAGAACACGGTGGCCGTCGGCCGACAGGCGGCAGGCGACAGGCGACGGTCGTCGACCGCAGGCGGCAGTCGTCAGAAGACCTCGTCGGCCTCGAGGCGGCCGTCCACCAGTCGCCCGCGGACGGTCACCTCCTGGCCGAGGCGGACGTCCTCGTCGGTGACGACGGTGACCGTCTCGCTCCCGTCGTCGAGCATCACCGGGTCGCCCGTCTGGACGACGGTCCCGGTGAACTCCGTGGACTCGTCGCCGTCGCTCGCGTCGGCGAGTCCCTCGGCGCTCGCCGTGGCCGCGGCGGCACTCTCCGCCCCGGCGTCGGACGACGGCGCGTCTCCGGCACTTCCCGCACCGTCGGCGTCGCTCTCGCCGGTGAAGGCGTCGAGACCGGTCGCACCGCCCGAACCACCGTCGGAGTCGTCGGCGTCGGCGCTCCCCGCCTCCGCCCCGGCGGTCGTGCTCCCCGCGTCGAGGACGGAGACCGTCGAGCGCCACCCGGCGGAGGCTTCGAGGTCCTCCTGCCAGCCGTCCTTTATCTCCACGTCGGCGAACAGCACCTCGTCGCCGGGGCCGATGTCGGCGTCGGCCTTCTCGCCCCACAGCGCCACGCGGATGTCGCCAGTGCGGTCCTGCACGCGAACGTTCCGCACCTGGCCCTCGCTCCCGTCGTCGCGGTCGAACGTCCGCTTGGGGTCCGCGGAGCGGATGACGCCCGCGATGTCGACGACGTCCTCCAGTTCGAGGTCCTCGATGTCCGTCGTCTCGGGGACGTACGTCACGTCCTCGTCGAGGTCCTCGACCTTCCCGCGGGAGCCGACGTGGAGTTCGAGCGCGCCGTCGCGCTCCCTGACGTAGCCGTCGACGACCTCGACGGAACGCCCCTCCTCCAGTTCGGTGGCGCGGTCGGCCTGCTCGTCCCAGAGGGTCACGCGCACGCGGCCCGTCTCGTCGCCGAGGACGACGTTCGCGACGCGGCCCTCGCTCCCGTCGTCGCGCGAGAAGGTCCGGACGGGTTCGGTGCCGAGGACGCGCCCGCGCGCAGAGACGTCGCTCTGGCCGAGCGAGAGCGACGCGATGGTGCCCTCCTCGGCGAGGTCGACCTCGATGGTCGCGTCGGGGTCGCCCTCGACGCGGCTGGCGCTCACCTCCAGGCCGCTGTAGCCCTCCTTGGGACGACCCTTGATACGCAGCACGTCGCCGGCGTCGAGTTCCTCCTCGGCAGCGGCCGCGTCCTGGTCCCAGAGCGCGACGCGCACGCGGCCCGTCTCGTCCGCGACCTCGACGTTGAGCACCTGCCCCTCGCCGTCTTCGCGCTCGAACGTCCGGAGGTCGCCGACGCTCAGCACCTTCGCGAGGAACTTCACCTCCTCCATGCCGGCTTCGACGTCCGCGATGCCGTTGACCTCCTCCTCGGTGAGTTCGTGCGCGACGAGCATCGCCGCCGTCTCCTCGTCGGCGAGGCCGTCCATCTGTTCGACCTTCGTTGCCACTGCCTCGCGGAACTCCTCCTCGGAGATGTCCGCCTCGAGGTCCCCGTATACGTCCTCGATAACGCCCATTAGTCGGGACATGGGTACACCGCTGTTAATCGTTGTCGATTGTTCGAACGGTTCGGCATACGCCCCACTGGTCACCCTCTGGTACTTGAACGTTCGTCGCCGTGTTGACAGCCGGCAGGACGCGAGCGAACCGTAACCCACTTATCCCGAACCCCGGTACGGATAGGTGAGTCCTGGTAGGGTAGTGGACTATCCTCTTGGCTTGCGGAGCCAGGGACCGGAGTTCAAATCTCCGTCAGGACGTTTCTACGAGGCGTCACGCGACGAGCGAAGCGAGGAGCCGACGCCTCGTGAAACGCCTCCACGGAGATTTGAGCAGACGAGACGAGCGGTGGCGAGGTCGCTTGCGACCTCGCCCGCGAACGGCGAAGCCGTGAGCGTCAGCGAGTCTCGGCGAGTTCAAATCTCCATCAGGACGCTCACTTTGTTCGGCGAGTCGCTCGGAGAGCGACTCGCCTCACGGTTCGCGCCCTGACGTGCCTCACGCTCGTTTTCGTCACCGGCGGCGAAGCCGCCGGTTTCTCGCGGGACCTCCGGTCCCGCGCAGCTCGCGTGAGACTCCGTCAGGACGTTTCTCGCTCGAGGCACAGCGACTGTTACAGCTCCGTCTCTGGCCAACGCACGTGTTCCTCCACCAACAGCTACACCCACACCATGCCCGGACGCTCCTCGCGTTCACCGACCCTCCAGTGGGTCGGTCTCGCCGCGTTCGTCGTCGCGCTCGTCGGGTTCGTCGTCTTCGGCTGGCGGTTCGGCGGCGAGAGCGACACCTTCCCGTTCGCGCTCGGCGTCGCCGTCGCGGTCCTCGCACTCGGGTGGACGCTCCGCCGGTAACCCACCGTGCGCCCGAGTGACACGCGAGCGGACAGGTTGATTGCCCTCGGGTCAGTACCGGGTAGGCAACGAATGGACCGACCGGAGCGCGGCGACGACGGCGGCGGGGGTGGCGGAGCCGCAGAACCCGGAGACGGCGGCAGCGAGGGCGGCGAGGGTGGTAGTGGTGGCGGTGGCGGTGGCGGCATCACGCGCCGGCGAGCGATGCTCGGCGCGGCGGGCGTCGTCGGCGTGGCGGCGACGAGCGGCTACGCCGTCAGCCAGTGGACGGGTGAGCCGACGAACCAGTGGGCGGACGTCCCCTACCCAGACACGAGCGCCGCCGAGTCGCGGACGGACTTCGCGTGGGCCGAACGGGCGATCTGGCAGAACGACCGACTGCGCCGGAACCTCTACGCCTTCGCCCGCCAGCACGACCTCGCGGTGGTGCTGGCGGACGCGAGCGCGCACGTCGACGACGAGGGGCGGCGCCTCGCGCCCGCGCTGGAGCAGGCGCGCGACGCGGGCGTGGAGGCGTGGGCGAACGTCGGCGTCCTCCGGCGTATCGACGCCGAGACGTTCGCCACGAACGGGACGGAACGCGAGCGTCACCTCGACGGACTCCGAGCGGTCGCCGAGCGCTACCGCGAGCGGATGCCCGGCGGGAAACTCATCCTCTGGCAGGAGGCACCGGTCGCGGGCGAGTGGATTCCGGGCGGGAAGTGGAACCGCGAGTCGGTCGAACGGATGCAGCAGTACGGCCCGGACGTCTTCACCGCCCAGCGGCGCGCGGTGAGGGCGGTGAGCGAGGACCTCGACGTGGGTATCTTCCTGCACTTCCCCTACATCGTCGAGAGCCGCCAGCCGGAGGTGTTCGCGGGCGTGATGGACGACCTGCGTCTCCGGGAGTCGCTGCCCGACTTCGTCTTCACCGACTTCTACCGCGGCTGGTACGAGAAGGACATCAGCCCCGAGCAGACGAACGAAGCGGTCAGGAGCCTCGTCAGGAACGCGCGGCGGTACTCGGACGACAGCCCGGTCTACTACCTCGGCGAGAGCCACACGAACAACCCCCAGTACACCCCGAGCAAGCAGGCGATGCGGATGGACCTCCGGGCCTCCATCGGCGCCGGTGCCGACGGCGTCGGCTGGTACGCCCGGACGAAGTACACGCGGACGGAACTCGGGTTCGACCCGTTCGTCCCCAACGAGGTCGACCCCGACAGCCTCGGCGACGACCTGCCCGTCGACACCATCACCGTCGCGCGCGACCGCTACCTCTACGCCTGGGCGGCGACGTTCGCCCGGAACGGGGCGTACGCCCCCGACCGCCGGTTCGACCTCTGGCTGGCCGGCGAGGGCTTCGACTTCCTCGACCACGCCGTCTGGGCCGACACGCCCGACGGCTGGGAGTTCCTCGGCGACGTCGGGGGCTACCACCCCGACGCCCAGCCACACGTCCCCGAGTCGGGCCCGCTGGTCAGCGCCGTCCGCGCGCTCGAGGCCGAGCGCTACCTCGCGGACGGGACGCTCCGCCTGCGCGTCGAACCGCGCGAGGGGGCCGACGGGGACGCCCGACTGGACCGGGTGGTCGCCGTCCCCTTCGACCTCGGCGCGTTCTGTACCGAGCGCGAGGCGTTCCGACTCCTCCAGGAGGAGGACGTCACGCCCCACGCACGGATCGACGAGCGCGTCGACGCGACGCTCGACCGTACCCAGACGGTCGACCTCTCGGTGCGGGAGGGGGAGCCGAGACCCATCGACGAACTCGTCACGCCCGAGACGGCGGGCGTCCGGCGCGACCTGGCGCGCGCCGAGGGCGACCCGACCTTCGCGGTCGGCTCCTACGTCGACCTCTGGCTGCTCGGGGAGGGGCTCGCCGACCTCGACCCCGAGACCGTCGGCGAGGAGTTGACGGACGATGTCACACCGCTCGGCGTCGTCGCGAACGACGACGCGGCGCTGCTGTTCGGCCTCCCGCGCCCGCCGCTGTTCGAAGGCGGCCGGAAGGAGGCGATGCGCGCCGTCCGCGAACGGGGCGACCTGCGCGCCGCCTACGCGATGCCCTACTTCGGCAGCGGCAACCTGCCCGCACCCGCGCACGCCGCCGAACTCATGCGCGAGACGCACCCCGAGGTGGCGAACTTCAGCGTCGTCTGGGCGCGCGACTGAGGGAGCCAGACACTTCTCCGGCGAGCGAGAAGGGAAGACATGGACCGCGCACTCCGTGCCGGCGTCGCCCTCTACAACGCCGGGGAGTACCACGCCGCGCACGACCCGTGGGAGGAGGAGTGGCTCGAACTCGACGCGGGGCGCGACCGCGACTTCCTGCAGGGCCTCGTCCAGTTCACCGCCGCCGTCTACCACGCGAGGGAGGGGAACGAACGGGGGGCCGTCGGCCTCGCGGCGGGCGCCCGCGAGTACCTCGCACCCCTCGGGAGCGAGTACCGGGGGGTCGCCCTCGACCCGGTTCGAGCGTACCTCGACGCGCTGGCGGCCGACCCGACCGTCGTCGAACGACGCGACCCCGTCGCACTCGACGTGGAGGGCGTCGCGCTCGCCGTCGCGGACCTCACCTTCGAGGAGGCGGCGCTCGCGGCGCGGGCGCTCGCCGCGGAGTACGACTACGACACCGACCTGCTCGACCGGGCCACCGAGTTCGGGCGGGCCGACCTCGACGCCGGTCGGGCGACCAGCCCGTTCGTCGCGCTCGTGATGGACTTCGCGGAGGGCCGGAACCGCGCGCTGGTCTACCGGCGCCTCTCGGAACACGTCGACCGGCGCGAACACGAGGAACGGGACGTCGAGGGGCTGTTCGGGTAGTTCTCAGAGTATTCCATCAACCATACATCTATCAATTCCCAATCAAAGTAGGCAGCGATGACAGATGAATTCGAATCGTTCTTCGAGCGCAATAGAGAACCCGAATCGCGAGTCCACAGAGAACTAACACAACGTAGTAGAGAACGAATCGCTCACGCACTTACCGCCACAGACTTTGATGTAGGGGCAGCTCTGGAACCAGTCATTCGTGTAGCAGGTACATCCGGCATACCCGATGAGGTGGTAGAGGCTATTAAAACAGAAACCTCCACGTGTGGTTTATCAGGGAATAATAAACTTCATGAGAAGATATTATTAGAGTCAGATAGCGATATTGCGTTGTCTTACTTAGAGCATCTGTTCATTGTACAAGTAGAAAAATATGACAGAAACAATCAATGGATGGGGAGTCATTTTGAGACACTCTGCGACATTATTGAGACAGAGGGGTTACTATGGCAGGTACGGGAAGTCCCGGAGAATGAGCCAGGGACGATTAGATTCGAATCGCTCGCTTCTGATGCGATGAAAGACGTTGACGAACAAGTTCGATCGTTAGCAGCAGACAAGCAGTGGTCTACAGCGCTCAGAGGCTACAATGATGCCTATGAGCAGTATCTGGACGGTGACTACGACGAACTGATTGCAAAGAGATTGTACAACAGTGTTGAGGATGTTCTCCGTACAATCTGCGTGGACAAGGAGGGTTGGACAGACAATCCAGATTTAAATCACTCAGACTATCTCAATATGCTTCGAGAGGAAGGAGTATACAATGCAAATGGTATCACGGCGCCCGAGTTGAATAATCTACTACAGGGATTAGAGCAGTTGACGGCTAAACTTGGAAATGACAGAAAACAACGCCATTCCTATATGGACCGCACTTACTGTACATTGCTAATCCACCAAGTAGGTGCATTCCTCTACTTCCTCATTAACCGCTATGAGCAGTACTCCCAATAGTTAAAGAGAGCCATACATATAAAAACCCCGTCACAAACATCCATGAGATGTGTTTAAACAGCCTATCACAGATGAAAATGGGTTGAGTTGACCGGGCACTTTCTGAAATTCCTGAGATCCTTCTTTATCAAAGAAGACAATAGATTTCTCAGTCGTGCTCTGCGGAGTTGTCCTGCGGGTCGTAGCCGAGCACCTCGCGGGCGCGCTCGATGGAGTAGTACTTGCGGTCGTTGTCGGAGATGCCGTAGACGATTTCGAAGTCGTAGTCGGCGCGGAGACAGCAGTCGAAGAGGTGCGCGCAGTCGCGGTAGGAGAGCCACATCGCCTGTCCGCGCTCGTAGTCGACGGGCGGGTGGCCCTTCGTGAGGTTGCCGATGCGGACGCAGACGACCGAGAGGTCGTAGACGTCGTGGAAGTAGCGCCCGAGGGTCTCGCCGGCGGCCTTGCTCACGCCGTAGACGTTCTTCGGGCGGGGGAGTTCGGTACCGTCGAGGCGGAACTCCGACTCGGTGCGGTAGATGTGGGGGTCGCGCCCGAACTCGTAGGCGCCGACGGCGTGGTTCGAGGAGGCGAAGACGAACTTCTCGACGCCCGCCTCGACGGCCGCCGCCAGCACCGTGTGCGTCCCGTCGATGTTGTTCGCGAGGACGCTGTCCCAGGGCGCCTCCGGGCGGGGGTCGCCGGCGAGGTGGACCACCGCGCCGACGTTCTCCATCGCCTCGCGCACCGCCTCCTCGTCGGTGATGTCGGCGACGACGTATTCGTGGTCGGGCTCCTCCGTCGGCGGTTCGCGGTCGAGCAGGCGCCACTCGTACTCCCCGCCGAGGTCGCCGAGGATGGCCCTGCCGACGCGACCCGCGGCCCCCGTGAGTAAGACCGGGTCGTCCATTCGAGCGGAGAGAGGGAGAAGTCGGTGAAGAATGACGCGGTTTCGCCGCTCGTCGGTGTGCGCTCGCGGGAGGGACGTGCCGGAGGAGTCAGTCCTGTTTCGATTCGAGGCGGGCGAACGCGAGCGACCCGCTGATGTTCTCGATGTACGCCTCGACGATGTCGCCGCGCTGGGCGCCGGGGACGAAGATGGTGTACTCGCCGCGCTCGGCGACGCCGTCGCCCTTGCGGCCGGTCGAGGTTATCTCGAGGGTGTAGGTGTTGCCCTCCTCGACGGCGTCGCGCTGCTGGGTCTGCTGCTGGGGGCGGCGCTGCTTGGAGACGGGACGGAACGCGCCGCAGGCGTCACAGCGGAGCATGGGCGTGCGGTCCTCGGTCACGAGGCGGGTGTCGGGCAGGCCGCACTCGCCACAGAGGACGTACGTCTCGACGTACTTCTCGATGGCCGTGTCGAAGTCGCGCCCGGAGAAGGTCCCGTTGTAGCGGCCGACGCCCTCCTCGAGTTTCCCGTTCGTCCCGAGTTCGCGCTGGACGAAGCGGTGGACGTGCTCGGTCTCGCGGGAGACGGTGTCGGCGATATCCGAGAGGTTGGTCAGGCGGGTGAACGCGCCGTCCTTCTGGGCCTGCGCGTCCGGGACGCTGAGGCGCTCGCCACTGGTATCGATGTCGGGAACGTTCTCCATGGCTCGGTCGAGGCTCGATTCGTAATCCATGGCGGGAGCAAAGCGATTCGCGCCTAAACCGGTTGCGAGATGTGCGTTCACGTACCAAGAGTGCGAGGGGGAGAACCCGGGGCGCTTTAGTCGGCCCCGCGGCCAGAGGGCGTATGGACCCCACGGAACGGGAGGTGGCCTGCTTCGAGGCGGGCATCAAGTTCGGGACCCTGTACCACCAGTTCGCGGGGACCCCCGTCAGCCCCGAGAGCGCCGCCAGCCTCGAACGCGCCATGGAGGCGGCCGTCGAGAACCAGCCCCACTGCACGGCGGTGGACGTGGCCATCCTCGTGGACGAACTCGACACCACCCACGACTACACCGAACTGACGGGCCGGTACATGGAGGTGCACATGCGCATCGACTACGGGGAGACCGTCGTCCGTACCGAGATGCGGATGGAGGACGGCTACCCCATGATGCGCGTCGTCGACGTCCACGAGGAGTGAACGGAACCGGACCGGACACCGGTCGCCGCCCCGTGAGGGGGGTGAACCGACGCTGACCCGCTCGCGAGCGGTCGAAACCACCGTTTTTACTTTCAGTTTCGGGCGGGCGTTTATGAACGATGGCGACAAACCCCGCGCCATGAGCCAACAGACCCTCGACGACGACGAACTCTTCGGCGAAGCGGCGACCGAGATGCGCGACGACGTCGAGGAGAGCCTCGCGAACGCCCGGGCGGAACTCCCCCCCGCCGACGACGTGTGGGACGTCGAGGCCGACAACACCCTCGGCGTGCTCAACGGCCTCCGCAGCGCCCTCGACGCCGGTGCCGCCGAGGAACACCTCCGCAACGCCAAGAAGTGGTACACGATGGGCGAACGGGCCGACGCCTTCGAGGACGCGGAGGACCTCCGCGAGGCCATCGCGGAGGTGGACGACCTCGTCGAGACGGTCGCCGACGCCCACGAACAGGTGGGGGCGCTCGCGAGCACCATCCCCCAGCTCCGCGGGGCGCTCGAAGACGCCGAGGGTGAGGCGGCGGACGACGCCGAGGCGGACGACGACGCCGACGAGGAAGACGAGGAGTGACCCGCGAGCGCGGCGCGGTCTGACCGCCGGCGGCTACGCTACTCGTCACCGCCGACCGGCCGGTCGGCCACGCTATCGAGGAGCGTCGAGAGCGCCGCCGCCGCGTCGTCGAGCAGTTCCTCGCCGTCCGCCGCGGTGCCCGCACCCGGGTCGCCCACCACGCCGTTCTCGGTGAACGACGCCGAGTCGTAGGCGAGGTTGACGCCGCTCACCCACTCCCCCCAGCGGTCGGCCCCCTCCGCGCGGGCCGCCTCGACGCGGTCCTCGCGGACGAGGTCCGGTGCGACGTGTCGGAGCAGCGCCGTCTCCCTGGCGCCGCCGTGCCCCATCGGGAGGTCGGAGGAGACGCCGTCGAACCACGTGAACGCGACGGCGTAGGCCGTCCCGTCGCGGGTGACCCGTGCGCAGGTCTCGCGGAGCGCCGCGACGTTCCCGCCGTGGCCGTTGACGACGACGACGCGATCGAAGCCGTGGTGTGCGAGGCTCTCGACGACCTCCCGGACGTACCGCCGGAACGTGTCCTCGGAGACCCACAGCGTCCCCGCGAACCCGCGGTGTTCCTCGGCGACGCCCACGGGAATCGTTGGCGCGACGACCACCTCGCGGTCGGTGGCGGCCGCGCCGGCGTCGGCGACGGCCTCGGCGGTCAGCGCGTCGGTCCCGAGCGGTGCGTGCG
This genomic window contains:
- a CDS encoding GNAT family N-acetyltransferase gives rise to the protein MTGEASESAGAVSATLRLATPGDAGAIRDVYAPYVEETTITFERTPPTEAEMRARIESKREAYPWLVCERDGRVVAYAYAGPVRSRAAYRWATESSVYVADGAKRAGVGRGLYTALFDLLAGQGYCSVYAAVTLPNPTSAAFHEALGFGRVGVWEDVGYKLEEWCDVGWFRRALCDPPADPDPPLPVADAREASWWDEALRAGEAVIES
- the cca gene encoding CCA tRNA nucleotidyltransferase; this translates as MDEFEAVVEEIAARVVPDTEERERLAGVAGRVLAAAEAAVDDLPVAADVVQVGSTARGTWVSGDRDIDVFVRFPPDLPRADLERYGLQVGRAVLPDGHEEYAEHPYVKGTVEGFDVDLVPCYRVADATDIQSAVDRTPFHDAYLSARLDADLAREVVLTKAFLKGIGVYGSDLRTKGFSGYLTELLVLAYGDLRSFLAAACDWRPPVELDPEAHGRRSFDDPLVVVDPTDPERNVAAVCSTDNVARLVHHARVFLADPTVERFDPPAPTPLDAERMAAELDRRGTTPFALRFDAPDLVDDQLYPQLEKSLAGVAGELDRQGFDVLRAAAFADETAVLFVECEVAARPAVARHDGPPVWVGGHAAGFYDKYAESGDVYGPFVDGARYVVERERDHATARSWLESDALFGVSLGVRVEDALREGYEVLGGEETVALAGEFGADLARYFDPRP
- a CDS encoding histone deacetylase family protein, which gives rise to MKFGYREACLSHDAGPRHPERPDRLRAIRRALSRQHAVEYAAPDAATPEEVKAVHDDEYVESVRAFCADGGGEWDPDTVAVEETWDAALASAGIARWAAHEALDGADGWDTPFALGRPPGHHAVYDDAMGFCFFNNAAVAAQSALERVDRVAIFDWDVHHGNGTQDIFYERGDVHYSSIHERGLYPGTGHPDETGRDDGEGATFNLALPAGCGDVEYAFAIDEGLRPALEAFDPGLVLVSAGFDAHERDPISRMRVSSEGYAALTDRMRDLADDLDAPLAFVLEGGYGLESLAESVATVDEVFEGREPVEPEGDVDEKAQRVVRSTLDHHGLGSK
- a CDS encoding histone yields the protein MSVELPFAPVDTIIRRNAGSLRVSADAAEALAHHIQVRGAALAVDAAQRATEDGRKTLMAEDFGTTGEKAALELPIAPVDRIARLDIDDRYRVSMDARIALASLLEAYADDVAAAAAVLARHADRRTVIEADVETYFELAAYFE
- a CDS encoding single-stranded DNA binding protein, with the protein product MGVIEDVYGDLEADISEEEFREAVATKVEQMDGLADEETAAMLVAHELTEEEVNGIADVEAGMEEVKFLAKVLSVGDLRTFEREDGEGQVLNVEVADETGRVRVALWDQDAAAAEEELDAGDVLRIKGRPKEGYSGLEVSASRVEGDPDATIEVDLAEEGTIASLSLGQSDVSARGRVLGTEPVRTFSRDDGSEGRVANVVLGDETGRVRVTLWDEQADRATELEEGRSVEVVDGYVRERDGALELHVGSRGKVEDLDEDVTYVPETTDIEDLELEDVVDIAGVIRSADPKRTFDRDDGSEGQVRNVRVQDRTGDIRVALWGEKADADIGPGDEVLFADVEIKDGWQEDLEASAGWRSTVSVLDAGSTTAGAEAGSADADDSDGGSGGATGLDAFTGESDADGAGSAGDAPSSDAGAESAAAATASAEGLADASDGDESTEFTGTVVQTGDPVMLDDGSETVTVVTDEDVRLGQEVTVRGRLVDGRLEADEVF
- a CDS encoding DUF309 domain-containing protein, yielding MDRALRAGVALYNAGEYHAAHDPWEEEWLELDAGRDRDFLQGLVQFTAAVYHAREGNERGAVGLAAGAREYLAPLGSEYRGVALDPVRAYLDALAADPTVVERRDPVALDVEGVALAVADLTFEEAALAARALAAEYDYDTDLLDRATEFGRADLDAGRATSPFVALVMDFAEGRNRALVYRRLSEHVDRREHEERDVEGLFG
- the azf gene encoding NAD-dependent glucose-6-phosphate dehydrogenase Azf gives rise to the protein MDDPVLLTGAAGRVGRAILGDLGGEYEWRLLDREPPTEEPDHEYVVADITDEEAVREAMENVGAVVHLAGDPRPEAPWDSVLANNIDGTHTVLAAAVEAGVEKFVFASSNHAVGAYEFGRDPHIYRTESEFRLDGTELPRPKNVYGVSKAAGETLGRYFHDVYDLSVVCVRIGNLTKGHPPVDYERGQAMWLSYRDCAHLFDCCLRADYDFEIVYGISDNDRKYYSIERAREVLGYDPQDNSAEHD
- a CDS encoding translation initiation factor IF-2 subunit beta; the protein is MDYESSLDRAMENVPDIDTSGERLSVPDAQAQKDGAFTRLTNLSDIADTVSRETEHVHRFVQRELGTNGKLEEGVGRYNGTFSGRDFDTAIEKYVETYVLCGECGLPDTRLVTEDRTPMLRCDACGAFRPVSKQRRPQQQTQQRDAVEEGNTYTLEITSTGRKGDGVAERGEYTIFVPGAQRGDIVEAYIENISGSLAFARLESKQD
- a CDS encoding dihydroneopterin aldolase family protein translates to MDPTEREVACFEAGIKFGTLYHQFAGTPVSPESAASLERAMEAAVENQPHCTAVDVAILVDELDTTHDYTELTGRYMEVHMRIDYGETVVRTEMRMEDGYPMMRVVDVHEE